One genomic region from Bacillus rossius redtenbacheri isolate Brsri chromosome 6, Brsri_v3, whole genome shotgun sequence encodes:
- the LOC134533049 gene encoding probable ATP-dependent RNA helicase DDX47, whose amino-acid sequence MEKALAYQSFFYIVFVLVFWKMADVGSGIVNKNDNTDYSSENEDDKKYAENLNDDSPEITFKDLGVVDVLCEACEQIKWKTPSKIQREAIPLALKGKDVIGLAETGSGKTGAFALPILQALLENPQRYFALILTPTRELAFQISEQFEALGASIGVKCAVIVGGMDMMSQALMLAKKPHIIIATPGRLVDHLENTKGFNLRALKFLVMDEADRILNMDFEVEVDKILKVVPRERRTFLFSATMTKKVQKLQRASLKDPVKVEVSTKYQTVEKLQQYYVFIPVKFKDVYLVHILNEMAGNSFMIFCGTCNNTMRTALLLRSLGLMAVPLHGQMSQNKRLAALTKFRAKARPILISTDVASRGLDIPHVDVVINFDIPTHSKDYIHRVGRTARAGRSGKAITFVTQYDVELYQRIEHLIGKQLPLYKTEEQEVMILQERVAEAQRSAKMEMKDRDEKKPNGKRKSSNADDNDDMEDSQGVRKRLKGKKSGQKRRRK is encoded by the exons ATGGAAAAAGCATTGGCTTACCAGTCTTTCTTTTATATAGTCTTTGTATTGGTGTTTTGGAAGATGGCTGACGTAGGTTCTGGTAttgtaaacaaaaatgataatacCGATTATAGCAGTGAAAATGAAGATGATAAAAAGTACGCTGAAAATTTAAATGACGACAGTCCGGAAATCACATTCAAAGATTTG GGTGTTGTGGATGTGCTGTGTGAAGCTTGTGAGCAAATAAAATGGAAAACACCTTCCAAAATTCAGCGGGAAGCCATTCCACTTGCTCTGAAAG GCAAGGATGTGATTGGCCTGGCTGAGACGGGGTCGGGCAAGACCGGAGCGTTCGCCCTGCCCATCCTCCAGGCGCTGCTGGAGAACCCACAGCGCTACTTCGCCCTGATCCTCACCCCCACCAGGGAGCTGGCGTTCCAGATATCCGAGCAGTTTGAAGCACTCG GTGCGAGCATTGGCGTGAAGTGTGCCGTGATCGTGGGGGGCATGGACATGATGTCCCAGGCCCTCATGCTGGCCAAGAAGCCTCACATCATCATAGCGACGCCGGGCCGGTTGGTCGACCACCTCGAGAACACCAAGGGCTTCAACCTTCGTGCTCTCAAGTTCCTG GTTATGGACGAGGCCGACCGGATCCTCAACATGGACTTCGAGGTGGAGGTGGACAAGATCCTGAAGGTGGTGCCCCGGGAGAGGCGCACGTTCCTCTTCTCAGCCACGATGACCAAGAAGGTGCAGAAGCTGCAGCGGGCCTCGCTGAAGGACCCCGTCAAGGTGGAGGTGTCCACCAAGTACCAGACCGTCGAGAAGCTGCAGCAGTACTACGTCTTCATAccggtcaagttcaag GATGTGTACCTGGTGCACATACTCAACGAGATGGCGGGGAACTCTTTCATGATCTTCTGTGGGACATGCAACAACACGATGCGCACAGCTCTGCTCCTGAGGAGCCTCGGGCTAATGGCCGTCCCTCTGCACGGCCAGATGTCCCAGAACAAGCGCTTGGCTGCCCTCACCAAGTTCCGCGCTAAAGCACGTCCCATACTCATATCCACGGATGTGGCTAGCAG AGGACTGGACATTCCTCACGTAGATGTTGTGATAAACTTCGACATCCCCACTCACAGCAAGGACTACATCCACAGGGTGGGAAGGACGGCTCGAGCTGGCCGTTCCGGCAAGGCCATCACCTTTGTTACTCAG TACGACGTGGAGCTCTACCAGCGGATAGAGCACCTCATCGGCAAGCAGCTGCCGCTCTACAAGACGGAGGAGCAGGAAGTGATGATACTCCAGGAGCGCGTCGCAGAGGCTCAGCGGTCTGCTAAGATG GAAATGAAAGACCGCGATGAGAAGAAACCAAATGGGAAGCGCAAGAGCTCAAATGCCGATGACAATGACGATATGGAGGACTCTCAGGGTGTCCGCAAGAGGCTCAAAGGAAAGAAGTCTGGTCAGAAACGAAGAAGGAAATAA